The following coding sequences lie in one Flavobacterium sediminis genomic window:
- a CDS encoding glutamine synthetase III family protein has product MSTFRFQTLKETANRKPVSVENLDKKSVIFGSNVFNDKAMRQYLTPEAYKAVKSAIVNGTKIDRNTAEHVAMGMKEWALSKGVTHYTHWFQPLTGATAEKHDAFFETSFDGSDPVEKFGGGQLVQQEPDASSFPNGGIRNTFEARGYTAWDPTSPAFIFGTTLCIPTIFVSYTGEALDYKTPLLRALNAVDNAATAVAKYFDKNVKKVTPTLGWEQEYFLVDRALAAARPDLTLTGRTLLGHTSAKGQQLEDHYFGSIPTRVLNYMRDLENECMLLGIPVKTRHNEVAPNQFELAPIFEETNLAVDHNSLLMDVMQKVGERHDFKVLLHEKPFKGVNGSGKHNNWSMATDTGINLLSPGKTPMSNLQFLTFFINTIKAVNEYEELLRASIASASNDHRLGANEAPPAIISVFIGQQLTAVLEELEGVSNGKLSPKEKTDLKLNVVGKIPDVLLDNTDRNRTSPFAFTGNKFELRAVGSLANCANPMTTLNSIVAKQLTDFKKEVDALIDKKGLKKDEAIFNVLREYIKQSRNILFEGDGYSEAWEKEAAKRGLSNHKTTPEALKAKVSKKAITLFEELSIMNHVEVEARYEIELEEYIKKIQIESRVLGDIARNHVIPTAIRYQNTLIENVKGLKEIFGKDFEQYAKEQVALVKEISEHIEAINSKVDQMTEERKKANNLSSTEEMASAYCFLVKPYFELIRYHADKLELLVDDEMWTLVKYRELLFIR; this is encoded by the coding sequence ATGTCGACATTTCGTTTTCAGACCTTAAAAGAAACGGCTAACAGAAAGCCTGTTTCTGTTGAAAATCTAGACAAAAAATCTGTAATTTTCGGCAGCAATGTTTTTAATGATAAAGCAATGCGCCAATATTTAACTCCGGAAGCTTATAAAGCGGTAAAGAGTGCTATCGTAAACGGAACCAAGATCGATAGAAACACGGCTGAGCATGTGGCAATGGGAATGAAAGAATGGGCTTTGTCAAAAGGAGTTACACATTACACACACTGGTTTCAGCCTTTAACCGGTGCTACAGCAGAAAAGCATGATGCTTTCTTTGAAACTTCATTTGATGGATCTGACCCTGTAGAAAAATTCGGGGGAGGTCAATTAGTACAGCAAGAACCGGATGCTTCTTCATTTCCTAACGGAGGTATTCGTAATACATTTGAAGCTCGTGGATATACAGCTTGGGATCCTACGTCTCCTGCTTTTATCTTCGGAACAACTTTGTGTATTCCTACGATCTTCGTTTCTTATACAGGAGAAGCATTAGATTATAAAACACCTTTGTTAAGAGCTTTGAATGCTGTTGATAATGCAGCAACGGCTGTAGCAAAATATTTTGATAAAAATGTTAAAAAGGTAACTCCGACTTTAGGTTGGGAACAAGAATATTTCTTAGTAGACAGGGCTTTAGCTGCAGCACGTCCTGATTTAACATTAACCGGACGTACTTTATTAGGACATACTTCTGCAAAAGGACAACAATTAGAAGACCATTATTTCGGTTCTATTCCGACTCGTGTTTTAAATTACATGAGGGATTTAGAAAATGAATGTATGTTACTGGGAATTCCGGTAAAAACACGTCACAATGAGGTAGCACCTAATCAGTTTGAATTGGCTCCTATTTTTGAGGAAACAAACTTAGCGGTTGACCACAACTCATTATTGATGGATGTAATGCAAAAAGTGGGTGAACGTCATGATTTTAAAGTATTGTTACATGAAAAACCTTTTAAAGGCGTAAACGGATCCGGTAAGCATAACAACTGGTCTATGGCTACTGATACCGGAATTAATTTATTAAGTCCGGGGAAAACACCTATGAGTAATTTACAGTTCTTAACTTTCTTCATAAATACCATTAAAGCTGTTAATGAATATGAAGAATTATTGAGAGCTTCTATCGCTTCAGCCAGTAATGATCACCGCTTGGGAGCAAATGAAGCACCACCTGCAATTATTTCAGTCTTTATCGGGCAACAGTTAACAGCTGTTTTAGAAGAATTAGAAGGAGTTTCTAACGGGAAATTATCTCCGAAAGAAAAAACAGATCTTAAATTAAACGTAGTAGGTAAAATTCCGGATGTATTATTAGATAATACAGATAGAAACAGAACGTCTCCATTTGCATTTACAGGAAATAAATTTGAGTTAAGAGCCGTTGGGTCATTAGCGAATTGTGCTAACCCGATGACGACTTTAAATTCAATTGTTGCTAAACAATTAACAGACTTCAAAAAAGAAGTTGATGCTTTAATCGATAAAAAAGGACTTAAGAAAGACGAAGCGATCTTCAACGTATTAAGAGAATATATCAAACAATCTCGCAACATTTTGTTTGAAGGAGACGGATATAGTGAAGCTTGGGAAAAAGAAGCTGCAAAACGCGGATTAAGTAATCATAAAACAACTCCGGAAGCTTTAAAAGCTAAAGTTTCTAAAAAAGCGATCACCTTGTTTGAAGAGTTGAGCATCATGAACCATGTTGAGGTAGAAGCGCGTTATGAGATCGAATTGGAAGAATACATCAAAAAAATTCAGATCGAAAGTCGTGTTTTAGGAGATATAGCTCGTAATCATGTTATTCCGACAGCGATTCGTTACCAAAACACATTGATTGAAAATGTTAAAGGATTAAAAGAAATCTTCGGAAAAGATTTTGAACAATATGCTAAAGAGCAAGTAGCTTTGGTTAAAGAGATTTCTGAACATATTGAAGCTATTAACTCTAAAGTAGATCAAATGACAGAAGAGCGTAAAAAAGCAAACAATCTTTCTTCTACTGAAGAAATGGCAAGTGCTTACTGCTTCTTAGTAAAACCATATTTTGAATTGATACGTTATCATGCCGATAAGCTAGAATTATTGGTAGATGATGAGATGTGGACTCTTGTAAAATACAGAGAGTTACTTTTCATCCGATAA
- a CDS encoding OmpA family protein, which yields MNRIFYLLFLFFSFTAFSQDTISFYFETDKYELSATEKIRLREWIIKNRKSKILSIRGYTDEVGTNQYNDTLSQKRVKSIYRSIVGKIKIREDFKTISYGENFKQSEIKAENRRASIYYLKEEDLDKEQEVLGLPPVTIEKEEEIVEIPDDAPLHVKVAAAKVGDKIILKNINFYQNTFQTTQESQAALYDLLFVLQNNPNLTIQIQGHICCVDSDRRNLSLERAKQVRRFLMYKGIPMHRVSVTGYGVRYPIYPIPEDNEEQAAANRRVEIEILSK from the coding sequence ATGAACCGTATTTTTTATTTGTTATTTTTATTTTTTTCGTTCACAGCTTTTTCTCAAGATACTATTTCATTCTATTTTGAAACCGATAAATACGAATTATCTGCTACCGAAAAAATCAGATTGAGAGAGTGGATAATAAAGAATCGAAAATCAAAGATTTTATCGATCAGAGGTTATACAGACGAAGTGGGGACCAATCAGTACAATGATACACTATCACAAAAAAGAGTGAAATCCATTTATCGCTCTATTGTCGGAAAAATTAAAATCAGAGAAGACTTTAAGACTATCAGTTACGGAGAGAACTTTAAACAATCTGAAATTAAAGCTGAAAATCGCCGTGCCTCCATTTATTACCTCAAAGAAGAAGATCTGGATAAAGAACAGGAAGTATTAGGGTTGCCTCCGGTTACAATAGAAAAAGAAGAAGAAATTGTAGAAATTCCGGACGATGCTCCGCTTCATGTAAAAGTAGCGGCAGCAAAAGTGGGAGACAAAATTATTCTGAAAAATATTAACTTCTATCAGAATACGTTTCAAACTACACAAGAGTCACAAGCTGCTTTGTATGATCTGTTGTTTGTCTTACAAAATAACCCTAACCTTACCATTCAGATACAAGGACATATTTGCTGTGTAGATAGCGATAGAAGAAACTTGTCTTTAGAACGGGCAAAACAGGTTCGTCGTTTTTTAATGTATAAAGGAATCCCTATGCACCGGGTATCAGTAACTGGATATGGTGTGCGGTATCCTATTTATCCCATTCCGGAAGATAATGAAGAACAGGCGGCGGCCAACAGAAGAGTTGAAATAGAAATTTTAAGTAAGTAA